A segment of the Chloroflexota bacterium genome:
GCCACGGAACCCCAATTCGATACAGTGCATAATGTCAGCGATAACGTAACGCAGTTGATCCGAGCCGCGGTAGCGCAGGCCAGAAAGTCCACCCTCTGGGGTCACGAGTTGGCGACCCGTGTCCCACGCCGAACGAGGGCCAGGAGTCAAGATCACCTCCATTTTCGCTTCGGCAGCCATTTGGGCGAAGGCACGCAATTCCGCATCATCGAGCAGAGTGGCTCCCATCACGACGGAGATCAGGCGGTGAATAGGCATCTTGCGCTTCTCCGCCTCATCAATCAATGCCTCCAGCACCTGGGGCCGTTCTACACCGGAAATCTCCATCCGATACCACGCCCCATCCGGGAAGCGCTTGGTGCTGGTAGGTAGATCGTAAGCATCGCGCCCAGGGATACCATGCCGCTCCATAGCGGTGGAAACATCTTCTAATTTCATGGCTATTCCTCCTTTGGAATCGTTTATTGCGTCATTCAAACGCTCAAACCCGCGTCACTGTGACTGCTTTTTTATCTGCGCCCAATCGGCCAGGAATCGCTCTACTCCTACATCGGTAAGCGGATGCCTGATGGCCTGCATAAGCACTTTGTACGGCACGGTTGCGATATGCGCGCCAGCCAGTGCTGCCTGGGTTATGTGCAATGGGTGGCGAATGCTAGCAGCGATCACTTGCGTGTCATAACCGTAAAAATCGAGGATGTCCACGATGTCACGCACCACTTGCATCCCATCGTGGCCCGCGTCGTCCAAACGGCCAACGAAAGGCGAGACAAACGCAGCCCCACCCAATGCAGCGAAGAGGGCCTGGTTTGGAGAGAAAACCAGCGTGGCATTGACACGGATGCCCCAGGTGGATGCCAAATCCTTCGCCTCTTCGAGCGGGGTATCGCACCTACCCAGATACTCACAGCCCTGACACAGCCGGTCTAAGTCCACCTCGCAATCCCGGACGGTCTTGAGGGCTTGTAACCCCTGTTCTGTGAGCGGGATTTTCACCACTACATGAGGTGACCATGTGGCAATCTCCCGAGCCTCAGCGATCATATCCTCGACGCTGGTGCTCGTCACTTCCGCGCTGATGCAATTCTGGACAATGTAGCAGATCTCACGGGTTACCTTCTGGTAATCACCGCGCCCAGCGCGCATCATCAGTGAGGGGTTGGTCGTCACGCCGCTGACAATGCCCAATTTGGCAGCATCGCGAATCTCCTCGATACTTGCAGTATCCAAAAAGATTTCCATATTGTCCTCCTAGTCGGTTGCTTTCTGCAACTGAGCGCATTTTTGCGCAGCCTCGTATTGAATTGCCGCCCCCAGAAAATCGCGAAAAAGCGGGTGCGGGCGGTCAGGCCGCGATTTGAATTCGGGGTGGAATTGGCACCCCACCATCCAAGGGTGGTCCTGGATCTCTACGACCTCTACCAGTTTGTCATCAGGTGAGAGCCCGCTGAAAACCATACCCGCCTCAGCCAGCATCGAACGATAGTCGTTGTTCAGTTCAAAGCGATGGCGATGGCGTTCGTGGACGACAGGTTGACCGTAGGCAGCAGCAGCCTTTGTTCCTGGCACCAGGTGACAGGGATAAGAGCCCAGGCGCATGGTGCCGCCCATATCGGTAACGGTCCGCTGTTCCGGCATGAGGTCAATCACCGGATAAGGTGTGGAGGGATCAAATTCGGTGCTGTTGGGCTTGTTGTTACCCACCGCATAACGCGCCAGTTCGATAACCATCACCTGCATGCCGAGACAGAGTCCTAAGTAAGGGATACGATGTTCGCGCGCATACCGGGCAGCTGCGATCTTTCCCTCAATGCCCCGGTAGCCAAAGCCGCCGGGGACGATGATGCCTGCTACATTTTCCAATTGTGCGAATGACTTGCCTGCTTCCAGATCCTCAGCACGCACCCACTCGATTTCCACGTCCCTGTGATGATAAATCCCGGCATGGCGAACGGACTCGCGCACGCTCATATAAGCATCTAACAAATCCACGTATTTCCCGACAATGGCAACCCGAATTTTCGGCTTAGGGCTCTTGATTTCGGCCACCAACTGCCGCCAGCGAGTCAAATCGGCAACAAGGGGCAAATCTAACCGCTCCGCGATGTAACGTCCCAGCCCAGCATCCTCGAGGATGAGCGGTACTTCGTAGATGGACTCCACAGTCAACAATGGGATCACAGCTCGCTTCTCCACATCGCAGAAAAGGGCGATTTTATCTTTGAGGTTATCGTTCACTGGATAATCCGAGCGAGCTACAATGACATCTGGCTGGATGCCGATGCTGCGTAATTGCATCACGGAATGCTGGGTGGGCTTGCTCTTGAGTTCGCCAGTGGCGGCAATGTAAGGTATCAGCGTAATGTGGATATAAAGCACGCTCTCGCGGCCGACTTCATTGCGCATCTGGCGGATGGCCTCCAAGAATGGTTGGCCTTCGATATCGCCGACGGTGCCGCCAACCTCGACGATGACCACGTCGGCGCCGCTTTCCACACTCACGCGCTTGATGCGCCGCTTGATCTCATCGGTAATGTGGGGAATGACCTGGATAGTACCGCCCAGGTAGTCGCCGCGTCGCTCCTTGGCAATCACCTCGGCATACACCTGCCCGGTAGTGACATTACTGGCCGCAGTAAGATTCTCGTCAATGAAACGCTCATAGTGACCAAGGTCAAGGTCGGTCTCACTGCCATCGTCAAGGACAAAGACCTCACCGTGTTGATAAGGGCTTAGAGTGCCGGGGTCTACATTTATGTATGGGTCAAGTTTCTGGATGGTGACAGAAACCCCGCGGCTCTTCATCAGGCGACCGATAGAGGCTGCTGTAACCCCCTTTCCAACTGACGATACCACCCCGCCTGTACAGAAGATGTATTTCGACATACCCAGCGCCTCCCTCGCCCATGTTCCAAAAAGAACCGTCATGTCCGGATAAGCGGGATGCCGCGCCCGGCTTGAAATGCTTTTGTATTGATCTCAAGGAGTTTACGCGGGACATGTTGCTGGATGGCAGTTACCCACGTATCTTCCGGGATGTCTAATAGGGTGGAAAGTGTGCCTAACATCACGACATTGAGTACCCGAGCATTGCCCAGTTCTTCAGCAACAGCAATAGCGGGTACCACGTGGACGTTGGATGAAACCTGGTGTAGGATGTGTAGCAAGCGGTCATCATCAGGGTATATCTCATCGCCTATGTTTACGGAAAGCGGCGGGATGCGTTGATCGTTCACGATAATAACTCCACAACCGGGGCGAACTGTTTCGACATATCGTATTGCTTCCAGTTTCTCAAAGGCGAGGAGAAAATCCACCTCGCCACAGCCAATAATGGGAGAATACACCTTTTGACCCCAGCGCACATGACTGGTCACACTGCCCCCCCGTTGGGCCATGCCATGTACCTCAGATTTTTTGACATCATAGCCAGCCAATAGACCCACTGAGGCCAGAACATCGCTCGCCAAAATCGTCCCCTGACCACCTACACCGGTTACCAAAATGTTAATGCTTTCCATTACATCGCTCCTCGGCTCACCGCGTGTTTATGACTTGCCCGACGATTCCACTACTTGGTGACGGAACAAGATGGCTTTGCGGGCGCAAACCTGGGCACAGATCTCACAGCCAGTGCAAAGCAGACGGTCGATTTGTGCTTTGGCCCTCCCGGTTTTTTCATCTACTTCTCCGCTTTGTAAAATGGCTGGGCAGCCCACTTTGAAACATAGCCCACATCCATTGCAAATCTCAGGGTCCACTTGCAACGGTATCCATTGTTTCCGTGCTTCGGGCAGGAGCGCGCATTCGCGCCTGGCAATAATCACCGCAGGTTCGTTTGAATCCAGGCAATCGCGCAACGCAGATTCAACCTGTTTGAGGTTATAGGAGTCTACTACATGCACTCTCTGGATCCCCATACTACGGACCAGTGGTTCGAATTCTATCGCCACCGTCTTTTGCTTTTGCAGGGTTATGCCGGTGGCAGGGTTTTCTTGATGGCCAGTCATAGCCGTGGTGCGATTGTCTAGAATGATAGTGATGGTGTTGCTCTGGTTGTAGGCCACATTGAGTAACGCAGGCATACCAGTGTGGAAGAAAGTGGAATCGCCCAGCACGGCCACGTGTCGTTGCTGGATGCCTGCCTTCGCCACGCCATGGGCCTGGCCGATGCTCGCGCCCATACAGCCACAGGTATGCAGCGCAGCCTGTGGGGGAAGGAACCCCAGGGTGTAGCAACCAATATCGCCATTCACTACTAGCTTGAGTTTGCTAGTGACAACAAACACTCCACGGTGAGGGCACCCAGGGCAGAGAATAGGCGGGCGACCGGGTAGCGGCCCTTTGTCCGGCATCGCTGTTGGAATACGAGTCGACTCCGGGAGGAGGCCGGCTTTAATAGCCGAGTCTCGCACCACCTCCGGGCTAAACTCCCCGCAGATGGGAAAAATGCTCTTACCCTCTACAGGAATACCCAATAGACGAATGCTTTCTTCTAGGAAGGGATCGAGTTCTTCCACAACAATTAGCCGCTTCACTCTCGAAGCGAAGTCACGTACCAACTGGGACGGGATAGGATAGGTCATGCCCAATCGTAAGATCGAGGCGGTTGGGAAGACTTCACGCGTATACTGGTAGCCAACACCGTTGGTAACGATACCCAGCGCGGTGTCACCCATCTCTACGCGATTATAGGGGAAAGTTTCAGCGAATTCCGTTAGTCTTGCGATTCGCTGCTCTATAACATGATGACGACGCCGAGCATTGCCCGGGACCATCACATATTTGGCCGTATCGATCCGATAGTAAGGCGGGCCCGCCCACCTGTCCTGACGCTCGCCTTTTATCTCCACTGGCGCACTGGAATGGGCCAGGCGGGTTGTGATACGCAGAAGCACTGGCGTGTCAAAACGCTCGCTGATCTCAAATGCTGCCGCAACCAGATCTTTTGCTTCTTGACTGTCCGACGGCTCAATACATGGCACGCGGGCAAACTTGGCGTAGTGGCGGTTGTCCTGCTCATTCTGAGAACTGTGCATAAATGGGTCGTCGGCAGAGACAATTACCAAACCAGCCTCAGAACCCGTCATCGAAGCATAAAACAGGGCGTCGGCAGCGACATTAAGCCCGACGTGCTTCATCACAGCCATCGCCCGGCTACCGGCATAGGATGCTCCAATGGCTACGTCCAATGCAACCTTTTCGTTGGGAGCCCACTCTGCATAGACACCAGGCATTGGGGCCAGGGTCTCCAAGATTTCGGTGCTCGGCGTTCCTGGATAGGCCGAAGCCACCCGTACGCCGGCCTCCCACGCACCCCAGGCAATAGCCTCATTTCCAGAAAGAAGCCGCTTCACTTTCTAACCTCCGCTGCTGGTGGGCAAATGAGTCCTTTGCGGATTTGCAAATGTGCCCCGTTTTCCATCGCTCTCAAAACTCCCATTTGCTGAAGAGCCTCAGCCACGTGCTCAGCGACCACGCGTTCACCTTCGGCCGTGAGATGTACACCATCATCCTGAAGTAACGATGCTATTCTCTCAGGACTCAAAGCACCAAACGCTGAGGCCAAGTCGATTAAATGTGTACCTTCCTGAGCAGCAATGTGGCGGATAACCTCATTGTATTTCTCGTAAATTTCTTGTTGCCAAGCATAACTCGCTGGGTCCAACTCGCGGCCGGAACGCTCATCCACGGGCGTCGTCGTCAAAAGACAGATAACTGCACCCGATCGGCGTCGAATGCGTCGCACTAACTCTCGCTGCGCCGTGGTAAAGCCCTCTTGTGATACACGAGGGCCAAAAGTCGATGACCAAGCAGCGAGCGGCACATATCCCCACTGACGTAAAAGTCGGCGCACCCTCACCATCAACGTTAGATAAAGATGGCAATGTTTTCTCAGGATGTCGTCCAAGCGACCTAGCAAGGTCATCCTCTGGAACATAGCCCGCTCACGGATGCGATCCAGTGGCCAATCGCCAAGTTTGCCGTCGTTGAGGCCAAAGGCCAGCAGCACCATATGGGGCTTGTAGCGAAGCACTGCGGCATCAAGCCAATCTAATGCTAATACGGAGGTACAGCCTCTTATTCCAGAATTGATTACTGCGATGCTGGTGGCCGGATTTTGCCTATTTAGCAAATCGGAAAGAATGTGAGGGTAACTCTGATTGTAGAGCAGATCTTCTCCATGCGCGATGGAATCGCCGAAGACCACGATGCGGTATTTATTTACTAAGCGTGTTCTATCCAACGCCCGGGTTTTGCTTCGGAGTGCTTGGTAGCAGGTTGGAGCCAGTGTCTGCCTGTGCCGGATGCGCAAAGCAAATTCGATCAAGAGCAAGAGAGCGATTATGGCTAATAAAGCGGTCACATCTCCTCTCCCGTAATTTAAATTCTACCCCAAATTGACGGCTGGGGCAAAGATTGCGTCTGGATGGAGACCCCTGATATAATATCATCACAATAAACTCGGTGGAGGTAACATGAGACCCCTCATCGGCATCACTTGTTCCTCGGATCAACAAACCAGTCGTTTCAGTCTCGCCAGAAACTACATCGCCGCCGTCGAGATAGCAGGAGGCGCGCCAATCATCATCCCTTATCCTAGCGATCCCGTGATCCTACATGACGTGCATGAGAAATTGGATGGGCTGCTCCTCTCAGGTGGTGGTGATGTGGCCCCTCATCGTTATGGCACAACGGATTCAGGGCACCTAATCGAAGTGGACGAGCAACGTGACGAGGCGGAATGGCAATTGGCCCGCTGGGCGCTTGAGGATAATCGTCCTCTTCTCGCGATCTGTCGGGGGATTCAAGTTTTGAATGTAGCACTTGGTGGAACACTCTACCAAGACCTGTCGGTGGAGTACCCAGGTGCACTACAACACCGTTGCGCACCGCATTGTCCTCGGGATCACACCGCTCACACTGTCAGTGTAGTACAAGGTACCCTGACCGCGCGACTCTTGGGCGTGAAACCTGACCAAGTCGTGCCAGTCAACAGTTTTCACCACCAGTCCGTCAAAGATGTTGCCACTGGGCTGATCGTCACCGCACGGGCACCTGATGGGGTAGTGGAAGGTCTCGAATCTCCTGCCCATCGCTTTGTGATAGGAGTGCAATGGCACCCTGAGGAAATGCTCAGCCAAGCGGCTATGCGACGACTTTTCATTGGTTTCGTGGAGGCCTGCAGAACGTAGGGACACCGGAATAGGGATTGGGCCACCACTGAATCAATTGCCTTGCAAAGAACCACGGTTTTCAGGAAAGTAGCAGGTGTTTTGGGATAATTGGGATAATGTTTGGGATATTTGGGAAATGAGCGCCTGAAATAGGGTCACTTAAGGATGTAATACGTGCCCTTTTTGGCTCCGATACGGAGGAGAATGCCCCGGTGTACCATATCGGCCAGATCGAGCCGCAATGTCTCCGGGGTCACGTGAGGACACAACTCTTGGTAGTCTCGGCTGGCGATATGTCCGTGCTCGCGTACATAGGCGAGGGCCCGAAGTTGGCGTTCGTTTAGTTCCTGTACCCACTTCGCCTCAGGTGCCTGACGTGTGTTGTGGAGAGTAACGATAAAAGTATGAGGACGTGCCTCGAACGCAGGTGGTGGAAGCCCTGCAGCCAGCATCTCTTCATACATGCGATCAATACCCAGTCCCAATTCCTCGATGTAGCCCCAGTAGAACAGGCCGCGCACGATCCTGGGGTTGCGCGAGAAATGCTCTTCCATGATGTTCTCCAAGGTGATGTGCCCAGCCAACCCCCCGGGGCTAATGATCTCCAGCCGATCGTCGAACATGCGCACCTCGATACGCCGGCCTTGGAGTCTGTAATCGCGGTGAGCGACAGCATTGACCAGCGCCTCGCGAACGGCAAAGATAGGATATTCCGGCCTTTCCTCACGGGCTAACCCAGAGATGACGGTCTCGTGTCGCATTTCCTCCCACAGTACGTTCCAAGTTTCTTCGAGCAGTCGAGGCAATGGACCATGGAGATCCTCGCGACGCGAATAGACAGGTGGATTGGCTCGCGTGTGGCCCTCGCCATCACCAAAGTGCACAAAAACCACCCCGCTCTGACTTAAGAAGTGCTCTGGGTATTTGCCGAAGAGCAGCACTCCGGCCACTGTGGGGACACCATTTCGATCAATGGCGCCAGCGTCTACTAGCAGTGCTTCTTCGGACCATTTCTTCATATGGCGGCCACGCTGGCGACGATGCTCAATGTAATCGGCAACGACTTCGTCATCAAAGTCATCCTGCGTGGCATTCTCAACAGTCCGCTCTTCGAAATTGCCTACACCACGCGTCGTGGCGAGCCTGCGGACATTTTCCTCTACCAAGGTGCGGTTGTGCTGGCCAGAGCGGATAAGCACACGGCCGTCAGTCAGGGCATGCACCTCCGAACTGCGTGCTACGGTCACCACAGCGATAGTGCCACCCTCAAAATCTACCGTTGACCACTCGACCGGCACCAGCGGTTTACATTGTGCCTGGGCGCGCATCAAGAGGGGTTCAACGTCCTCAGCCACTTCCTCTTCCACTACCCGTCCCTTTGAATCGAGGCCCAAGAGCAGCGTGCCGCCGTCAGCATTTGCAAATGCCACTAGCAACTCTGCCAATTTGTTCGCCCGAGGACGGGGCACGAACTCAAGCAACTGTCCCGGTCCCCTCTCGAGCAAGGATCGCAACTCAATTGCTCTCATGGGAATCATTAAGTCTATTCGGTGTCGTCAATGTTGCGCGGCAATTGTTTTTCGCGCCCCTCAAGCGAATCGTCGTGATTCTCCGCAGCGGCGCGTAATGCGACAGAACCTTTTTTCCCTGTCTTGCCACGAGCACGCGACGAGGATCGCTCATCCGCTGGCAGTTCCCCTGGCGTCTTATCAGCCTCTGCATTACCTAGTTTGGCAATCGAAACCGCCGTGTCGTTACCCTTGAGTTTCATGACGATGTTGCCCCGGCTAGCGCGGCTCGCACGCGGGAAATCCTTCACCAGACAGCGCAACACCACGCCTTGCGCAGATATGATCATTACTTCGCCATCGGGATCTACAACGCGGGCAGCAGTGACGGGTCCCGTCTTCTCCAGATATTTGGAAGCGAGAGTGACAACGCCGCGGCCATTGCGACCTTGCTTTGGGTATTCTTTCAAAGGAGTTCGCTTGCCATAGCCTTTGGCAGTGATCAACAATAACTCACCCTCGGGTCGGATCACGTCCATGCTCGTAACAGAATCGCCTTCACCCAGGGTGATGGCTCCCACCCCGCCTGCGGCCCGGCCCATGGGCCGCACTTCCTCTTCGCTGAAGCGAATAGCCTGGCCACGCTCCGTGACAAGAACGATCTCCTGGTCGCCGTGGGTCAAGCTCACCCAACCCAACTCATCGCCTTCACTCAGGCTAATAGCAGCAATGCCGCTGGGACGGACAGCAGAAAACTCGCTGATGACCGTGCGTTTAATGCGCCCCTGTCGGGTAACCATAGTTAAGTACTCAGCCTGTTCAAAGTCCGGTACAGCAACGGCCGCTGTTACTTTTTCACCGGATTCCAGAGCCACAATATTGGAAACGGGTATGCCTCTATCCTGGCGTGCAATATCTGGTATCTGATGTGCCTTTTCCTGGAAAACCCGGCCTTTGTCAGTGAAAAAGAGGATGCTATCCAGGGTATTGGCGGCAAACAGATATTGCACAGCATCCGTGTCGCGGGTAATGATAGCACGAGCACTACGACCCCGGCGACCGTAAGCATCGGCAGCCATACGTTTGATGTAGCCGTGCTGGGTGATCGCAATCAGCACATCTTCCTTGGGCACCAAATCTTGTGGGGTGAAGGTTACTTCTTCCTCAGCCACCCGAGTGCGACGGGTATCACCGTACTTGGTTTTGAGTTCTTGCATCTCCGCCTTAATAAGTTCCAGTATTTTTGTAGGCGAGCGCAAGAGAGCCTGGAGATCACGGATGCGTTGCGTAACCTCTCTGTATTCCTCCTCGATCTTGCGGCGTTCCAGTCCAGCCAAACGGCGGAGTTGCATATCCAGAATCGCGCGTGCCTGTATCTCAGTCAGTTTGAATTTGCGGCGCAGGTTATCTAAAGCAGTCTCAGCGGTCCGAGAGGCGCGGATGGTGCTAATGACCTCGTCCAAGTGATCGAGGGCGATCTTAAGGCCCTCGAGAATATGAGCGCGCTGCTTGGCTCTCTCCAGTTCGAACTCACTGCGACGGGTGATCACCTCGCGGCGATGTTCAATAAACAATTGGAGGGCTCGGCGGAGAGAAAGCATCCGCGGTTCACCATCCACCAGGGCAAGCATGTTCACGCCAAAGGTGGTTTGCATCTGGGTGTACTTAAGGAGTTGGTTGAGCGTAGTGCGAGGTTCAGCGCCACGCTTCAATTCGATGACCACGCGGGTGCCTTGCCGATCGGACTCGTCTCGCAAATCGGAGATGGTCTCGATGCGATGGTTGCGCACCAAGTCAGCGATACGCTCCACCAAGTTAGCCTTGTTGACCTGGTAAGGAATCTCAGTAACAATGATGCGATAGCGACCGCCCGCTATTTCCTCGATGTGGGCCTTTGCCCGAATGACAATGCGGCCTTTGCCAGTAGCATAAGCGCTACGTATACCCTCTAAGCCCATAATGCTGCCGCCGGTGGGGAAATCAGGCCCCTTGATGAATCTCATCAGTTCATCTACGGTCACATCGTCGATTTTGCGGTAATGGTCAATCAAGTAAGCAATAGCATCGCACACTTCGCCAAGATTGTGGGGCGGGATATTGGTTGCCATGCCGACAGCGATCCCTGCCGTGCCGTTGACGAGCAAGTTAGGGAGCCTAGTGGGCAGGACCAAGGGTTCTTGGAGCGAACCATCGAAGTTACTAGTGAAATCCACTGTCTCTTTATCAATGTCGGCCAGCATTTCTTCGGCCAGGGCTGTCAGACGGGCCTCGGTGTAACGCATCGCCGCTGCATTATCACCATCCACTGAACCGAAGTTGCCCTGGCCATCCACCAATACGTAGCGCATGGAGAAATCCTGGGCCAGGCGCACCATGGCGTCGTATACCGCGGCATCCCCATGAGGGTGATATTTACCCAGTACCTCACCGACAATACGAGCACTTTTCTTGTAGGGCTTGTCATGCTGGAGACCCATGTCGTTCATCGCGTATAGAATACGCCGCTGCACAGGCTTCAGGCCATCACGCACATCTGGAAGGGCGCGGGCCGTGATCACGCTCATGGCGTAATCCAAGTACGCGGTTCTCATTTTGTCTTCGATGTCAATGAATTTGACAGTGCCGATTTCCATACCTTCCTCGTACCCTCTTGTGTTTACTTAATCAGATGGAACGCGTGCGCTTGCCTTAGGAGACTGCCGGAGAGGCTATCTCACACATCCAAATTCTGCACATTCTTGGCATGAGTTTGAATAAACCGCTTCCTCGGCGGGACACTTGAGCCCATAAGCATGTCAAATGTCCTATCCGCCTTCAACGCGTCTTCCACTGTCACTTGCAGAATCGTGCGTCTCTGGGGGTCCATCGTTGTCTCCCAGAGTTGTTCAGGGTTCATCTCACCCAAACCTTTGTAGCGCTGGATCGTTAAGTTCTTGTCTCCTAACTTCTTGAGCAATGCGTTCTTCTCCGCTTCACTATACACATAGTAGTGCTGCTTTGCATCGGCGATGCGATAAAGCGGTGGTTGGGCGATGAATAGATGTCCATTCTCAATGATAGGGGCCATGTAGCGGAAAAAGAACGTCAGTAGAAGGGTGGTGATATGCGCTCCGTCCACATCGGCATCCGTCATGATGATAATGCGATTATACCGGAGACCGCGCAAATCAAACGAGTCACCAATACTCGTTCCCAAGGCCGTAATAAGCGCCTTGATCTCCTTGCTGTCTAACATTCTGTCCAGTCGGGCTTTCTCCACATTCAGGATCTTGCCTCGCAGCGGCAAGATGGCTTGGAAGCGTCGGTCACGCCCTTGTTTGGCTGAACCGCCTGCTGAGTCGCCCTCCACAATATAGAGTTCGCTCTTCGCTGGGTCGCGCTCGGAGCAATCGGCAAGTTTCCCCGGCAGGCTGGCGCTTTCCAGAGCGCTGCGACGGATCACTAAATCGCGGGCCTGCCGTGCGGCTTGGCGAGCTCGCGAAGCAGTCAGACACCGTTCGACAATGACTTTGGCCTCGCGTGGGTGCTCTTCTAACCAGGCTGTAAAGGCCTCAGTTACTACCGATTCTACCTGGCCCTTGACTTCCGCATTGCCTAATTTTGCTTTGGTCTGGCTCTCGAACTGTGGGTCGGTCATCTTCACACTGATGATAGCCGTCAACCCTTCACGTACATCTTCACCCGAAAAGTTTGCATCGCTCTCCTTCAGTATCCCAGCCTTGCGGGCGTAATCATTGAGGGTACGTGTGAGAGCACTGCGAAAGCCTGTCAAGTGTGTTCCACCGTCAATTGTGTTGATATTATTGGCAAAAGCGTAAACTGACTCGGAATAAGTATCAGTATATTGTAGGGCCGCCTCAATTATGGTGCCGTTTACCTGCCTTTCTGTATAGAAAATAGGGTGCAGCGCCTCGCGATTGCGGTTCAGATAGCGCACAAAGGAAGTTACACCGCCCTCAAAGTAAAAGGTCATCTCCCTATCGTCGCGTTGGTCAATGAAGGTAATGGTCAATCCTCGCGTCAAGAAGGCCATCTCTCGGAAACGCTCGGCTAAAACCTCATATTTGTAATCCAAGGTTTTGAAAATAGTCTCATCAGGCAAAAAGGTGGTCTTGGTGCCCGTTACTTTCGACTTGCCAACTTGTTCCACCGGGGTCACAGGTGTGCCCCGTTCGTAACGCTGCCGCCAAATGTATCCTTCCCGTTGCACTTCCACTTCGAGCCAGGCGGAGAGTGCATTCACCGCCGAGACACCAACGCCGTGCAAACCACTCGCGACCTTATAACTCCCGCTGCCGAATTTGCCACCAGCGTGAAGAACGGTATGCACAACCTCCAAGGCTGATCGTCCTGTATCCTGCTGGATGCCAACAGGGATGCCGCGCCCATTATCCTGGACGGTAACCGTGTTGTCTTTGCCGATCGTGACGATAATTCGGTCGCAGGCCCTAGCCAGGGCTTCGTCGACACTGTTGTCCACGACTTCAAACACCAGGTGATGAAGCCCACGGATGTCAGTGCTACCTACATACATGCCCGGACGCCGGCGCACTGCCTCCAAACCCTCGAGAACTTGGATGTCAGCGGCTGTGTATTCAGGAACCTTATTGCTGTTCATACTACGTCATCCTCACCTGATGTGTGTTGTCCCAAATTTTGCGAAAATGTCTAAATGAGATGCAAGACCCTAGTTTGACATATGCGCAGGAAGTTGCTTACGGACGCATAGATCAATTTGCAATACCATATCGAAAGATTTTACTACACCATCCCACTGATGGAAAATTTTACTGGACATCCAATCCCTCTAGATCCAATTATATTTGAACATTTGTTCTAACGCAAATTCGAGTGTTCTGCAGCAAAAGATCGAAGGACCCGGCTCAATGCTGCAATGCTCAACAGCGCTTGTTTCCCCC
Coding sequences within it:
- a CDS encoding transaldolase family protein gives rise to the protein MEIFLDTASIEEIRDAAKLGIVSGVTTNPSLMMRAGRGDYQKVTREICYIVQNCISAEVTSTSVEDMIAEAREIATWSPHVVVKIPLTEQGLQALKTVRDCEVDLDRLCQGCEYLGRCDTPLEEAKDLASTWGIRVNATLVFSPNQALFAALGGAAFVSPFVGRLDDAGHDGMQVVRDIVDILDFYGYDTQVIAASIRHPLHITQAALAGAHIATVPYKVLMQAIRHPLTDVGVERFLADWAQIKKQSQ
- a CDS encoding CTP synthase; the protein is MSKYIFCTGGVVSSVGKGVTAASIGRLMKSRGVSVTIQKLDPYINVDPGTLSPYQHGEVFVLDDGSETDLDLGHYERFIDENLTAASNVTTGQVYAEVIAKERRGDYLGGTIQVIPHITDEIKRRIKRVSVESGADVVIVEVGGTVGDIEGQPFLEAIRQMRNEVGRESVLYIHITLIPYIAATGELKSKPTQHSVMQLRSIGIQPDVIVARSDYPVNDNLKDKIALFCDVEKRAVIPLLTVESIYEVPLILEDAGLGRYIAERLDLPLVADLTRWRQLVAEIKSPKPKIRVAIVGKYVDLLDAYMSVRESVRHAGIYHHRDVEIEWVRAEDLEAGKSFAQLENVAGIIVPGGFGYRGIEGKIAAARYAREHRIPYLGLCLGMQVMVIELARYAVGNNKPNSTEFDPSTPYPVIDLMPEQRTVTDMGGTMRLGSYPCHLVPGTKAAAAYGQPVVHERHRHRFELNNDYRSMLAEAGMVFSGLSPDDKLVEVVEIQDHPWMVGCQFHPEFKSRPDRPHPLFRDFLGAAIQYEAAQKCAQLQKATD
- a CDS encoding indolepyruvate oxidoreductase subunit beta codes for the protein MESINILVTGVGGQGTILASDVLASVGLLAGYDVKKSEVHGMAQRGGSVTSHVRWGQKVYSPIIGCGEVDFLLAFEKLEAIRYVETVRPGCGVIIVNDQRIPPLSVNIGDEIYPDDDRLLHILHQVSSNVHVVPAIAVAEELGNARVLNVVMLGTLSTLLDIPEDTWVTAIQQHVPRKLLEINTKAFQAGRGIPLIRT
- the iorA gene encoding indolepyruvate ferredoxin oxidoreductase subunit alpha codes for the protein MKRLLSGNEAIAWGAWEAGVRVASAYPGTPSTEILETLAPMPGVYAEWAPNEKVALDVAIGASYAGSRAMAVMKHVGLNVAADALFYASMTGSEAGLVIVSADDPFMHSSQNEQDNRHYAKFARVPCIEPSDSQEAKDLVAAAFEISERFDTPVLLRITTRLAHSSAPVEIKGERQDRWAGPPYYRIDTAKYVMVPGNARRRHHVIEQRIARLTEFAETFPYNRVEMGDTALGIVTNGVGYQYTREVFPTASILRLGMTYPIPSQLVRDFASRVKRLIVVEELDPFLEESIRLLGIPVEGKSIFPICGEFSPEVVRDSAIKAGLLPESTRIPTAMPDKGPLPGRPPILCPGCPHRGVFVVTSKLKLVVNGDIGCYTLGFLPPQAALHTCGCMGASIGQAHGVAKAGIQQRHVAVLGDSTFFHTGMPALLNVAYNQSNTITIILDNRTTAMTGHQENPATGITLQKQKTVAIEFEPLVRSMGIQRVHVVDSYNLKQVESALRDCLDSNEPAVIIARRECALLPEARKQWIPLQVDPEICNGCGLCFKVGCPAILQSGEVDEKTGRAKAQIDRLLCTGCEICAQVCARKAILFRHQVVESSGKS
- a CDS encoding SGNH/GDSL hydrolase family protein, encoding MTALLAIIALLLLIEFALRIRHRQTLAPTCYQALRSKTRALDRTRLVNKYRIVVFGDSIAHGEDLLYNQSYPHILSDLLNRQNPATSIAVINSGIRGCTSVLALDWLDAAVLRYKPHMVLLAFGLNDGKLGDWPLDRIRERAMFQRMTLLGRLDDILRKHCHLYLTLMVRVRRLLRQWGYVPLAAWSSTFGPRVSQEGFTTAQRELVRRIRRRSGAVICLLTTTPVDERSGRELDPASYAWQQEIYEKYNEVIRHIAAQEGTHLIDLASAFGALSPERIASLLQDDGVHLTAEGERVVAEHVAEALQQMGVLRAMENGAHLQIRKGLICPPAAEVRK
- a CDS encoding gamma-glutamyl-gamma-aminobutyrate hydrolase family protein, with the protein product MRPLIGITCSSDQQTSRFSLARNYIAAVEIAGGAPIIIPYPSDPVILHDVHEKLDGLLLSGGGDVAPHRYGTTDSGHLIEVDEQRDEAEWQLARWALEDNRPLLAICRGIQVLNVALGGTLYQDLSVEYPGALQHRCAPHCPRDHTAHTVSVVQGTLTARLLGVKPDQVVPVNSFHHQSVKDVATGLIVTARAPDGVVEGLESPAHRFVIGVQWHPEEMLSQAAMRRLFIGFVEACRT